In Thunnus thynnus chromosome 4, fThuThy2.1, whole genome shotgun sequence, a genomic segment contains:
- the pxmp4 gene encoding peroxisomal membrane protein 4 — MAHSDLIKTLLYTVNNLLQQEKYKAALAVLKGFRNGAVYGAKIRAPHALVMTFLFRSGSLKDKLKAILKATYTHSRNLAYFVFTYKGLQALQEKIQGKSLQSHSFLAACIGGWLVFGDNNNINSQINMYLLSRILFALSRLAVEKGFIPQPKKDPFPLFATLVWGIVLWLFEYYPHTLQPSLQSSMNYLYHDSNVWHDISDFLVYNKPRTAAQK, encoded by the exons ATGGCACATTCAGATCTGATAAAAACTCTACTGTACACTGTCAATAATCTGCTGCAGCAAGAGAAATACAAAGCTGCATTGGCAGTGTTGAAAGGATTCAGAAACGGCGCCGT ATATGGAGCCAAAATCAGAGCACCGCATGCCCTGGTGATGACATTTCTATTCAGAAGTGGCAG TTTGAAGGATAAGCTCAAAGCCATTTTGAAGGCCACGTACACCCACTCCCGCAACCTAGCATACTTTGTTTTCACATACAAAGGACTGCAGGCCTTGCAGGAGAAGATCCAGGGAAAGAGCTTGCAGTCTCACTCCTTTCTGGCTGCCTGTATTGGAGGATGGTTAGTGTTCGGCGATAACAACAACATCAATAGCCAG ATCAACATGTACTTGCTGTCCAGGATCTTGTTCGCCTTGTCTCGCCTGGCTGTAGAGAAAGGATTTATCCCCCAGCCTAAAAAAGACCCTTTCCCACTGTTCGCCACCCTGGTGTGGGGCATTGTCTTGTGGCTGTTTGAGTATTACCCACACACCCTCCAGCCCTCACTGCAGTCTTCAATGAACTACCTCTACCATGACAGCAATGTGTGGCATGACATCTCGGACTTCCTTGTTTATAACAAGCCAAGGACTGCTGCTCAGAAATGA